The Balaenoptera musculus isolate JJ_BM4_2016_0621 chromosome 6, mBalMus1.pri.v3, whole genome shotgun sequence nucleotide sequence aattataacaataattatGTCTTCCAAGGCTGAATAAATACTggattcctccctccctccctccctttaaaaacatttttttttctgatttctagaGATACATGTCTTATTCTCAGGTAATTAGCTACTTCTGACCTAAAAGAAGTACTTTTTCAGAGGCTAATgtacttaacttttctttttaaaagggaaCTGAAACCAATGCCAATGTGTCACTCAACATATCTCATGTTCTTTACTGAACAGATCCCCacatttccctctcttctctcatgGGCCAAGAAAACGAccaattagatagatagatagatagaaccatatatatctatatctatctgtcaCATATTATCTCTATCATATacctctatctatctacctacctacctacctttcTATCTATCTTCCAAAAAAAAGTCGTCAAAGACATTTCATTATAATAGGTTTCCTACCAATTCTGGCTATTCTATCCCAAACTGGGAGAGAAATTTAATGGTAAATAATGTCTCTGGAATTGTTAACTTTCTAACAAGCTAGTTTTAGGCTAGATGACTCAGGCAGGATCTCATTTCAAATCTAGGCCTCAGGAGAATCTGCCTCTGCCCGTTTTTGCTCCTTCCCTAAAACAGCATTTACAGAGGGGCCCAGATCCTTGAGTTAGGTCTTCTAGCCCTAGTGTCCTAGGATCAAGCCAGACTTCTAGCGCAGCCACAGCTTGGGGTGGTAGTTGTTGGTTGCTGGTTGGGCAGGGGGTAGCTGGTTGGTGAGAGGCATAGTAGGGTCTCACCCCATTTTTCATAAAACATGACTTGGTAATTCCTCAGTGCCCATAACTTGGCAGGGCTGCCTTTTCATAAGAACGTACTCATTGGGGAAAACACAAAGCAATATCACTTGAAGCACAAAATATAAGGGTTGGTTCTTCTGGATTATCAATAGTTTGCAAAATAACAAGCCAAGGAGGGTCTAGGTCCGGGCAGCCGAAGAGTGTGGTAGGTAACGGTCGTCAGCGCAAGGGTCATTTCGTCACTGGGAAGGGACGGCCCTTGCCCGCGGTGATGGTGGTTAGTAAGATGAACAAAGATGCGCAGATGAGAGCAGCAATTAACCAAAAGTTGATAGAAACTGGAGAAAGAGAATGCCTCAAAGAGTGGCTGAGAGCTAAATTAACTGAATGTGGCTGGAAGGATCAGTTGAAGGCACACtgtaaagaggtaattaaagaaaaaggactAGAACACATTACTGTTGATGACTTGGTGGCTGAAATCACACCAAAAGGCAGAGCCCTGGTACCTGACAGTGTAAAGAAGGAGCTCCTATAAAGAATAAGAACATTCCTTGCTCAGCATGCCAGCCTTTAAGACTGAATTAGATTGTgttgttttgtggttttatttctgaaagtaaaacttgccagacttccctggtggcgcagtggttgggaatccgcctgccaacgcaggggacacaggttcaatccctggtcggggaagattccgcatgccgcggagcaactaggcccgtgcgccataactgctgagcctgcgtgcctagagcccgtgctccgcagcgggagaggccactgcaatgagaagcccgcgcaccacaatgaagtgcagcccccgcttgccacaactagagaaagcttgtgcacagcaaagaagacccaaagcagcgggggtggggggggaacttGCCATAAATTAGGAATCGATTTCccaaaataaaatccttttttgtATGATGGTATACAGTTTTCAGTAATGATGCATacatttgtattgatttttttccctaaatgtgttattttaataaatatctcatgaattaaaaaaaaaaagccaagagtaACTACTGTACATTTTCCAGAAAGTTACTAATTAGCACCTTCCTGAGAACATAAATTCAGCTTGGGAGCACACACCTCCCCAGGTCACTCCACCACTTTGTGCAACAATTAGACAGATTGCTAAATATTACAAGCAAAACCTCAAAGAGTTGATGACACAAACCCTCCTGGAAATTTACCACAAAAGCGCTTGTTTAAGGAACCAAGCACAAAATTGGCTTAGCTGCGTCTTTCCTGCAGACTGAACAGCACACtggtatttttagtttctttctttccccccacAGTTACCAAGCCCTAATGAACAAAAGTTAAATGACATTTTAGTGCAGATCAACCAGATTTCTTGCCGATTTGTTGCATGGCTAAAAATGGAAATGTCTGAACATCCAGTGTCTGTTGATTGTGATTCCAATTCTCTCGATACTTCCTTGCTTACCCTTCAAGATGCAGTGGAGAAAATGGTCTCAAGGGGAAAAACTGGAGAATAAAGGGCTAAGGATTTTGCATCAAATACGTTGATATCCTAAGTGCCCTGCTTTTATTCCTTGCTCAGGTGCCTGGAGAACCTTTTCTTATTTGAGTTCCCCTGGTGCTTTGTTAAATAGAGTAAGAGAAGTACCTCCCAAACTAAGGTAGTGACAATGCTGAGCAAAGAGTAGCAGTTAGGAGTTTGGAGTAGTGAGTTCAGGTAAAAGCTGTGCCAGTTAATTCACTGTATGAATTTAGGTAGGACACTTGATTGACCTTTTCCAAGTGGGCTTTCCTATCTGGAAAATGAAGGCAATGAACtaggtgaaatatatatatatatatatatataataccaatgataatatatagttatagatatataGAATCCCATGAGTATGAATAGCTCTGCTTCTGCcccatctatatatctatatctatgtatacaCAATAATGTCTCATTTATCATATTACACTATCTTCTACCTTTACATCATTCTATTAAGGAGGGTCAATAAAAGGGAAACAATGAAACATCTATATCTTATCCTTATGATTTTGATGATTGCGTTTCCTAAAAAACAAACTAAGCTTAGTTCACATGTAGACCTTATTTATATTTGCAGCTGAAACTTTGCTTATGAAGATaggaaaaacaatttaatgaaagtaaaataaatgtaattagaCCACATGCTGTGCACTACCTTTCTAAATGTTGAAAGCTTTCACCCGCATGGCTTGCAATCCATTGCCCACATTCCATCTGTCAAAATCTTCCTGAGAATACCTTGACTACACCGCCCCCATGAACAGTCTATCCAGAAATGCTTTCTGAATTCCTGTTGTATTTCGTATCATTCAAGGGCATCTGACACTTGTTGCTGTTTGATGCAGCCCTTTGCACACTGAGAGCCCGTGGAGCACACGGTTGAGGCATGGACGCAGGCAGActtcttggctctgccactttttaGCAGTCTGACCTTGGGGGTTATTACTTGACctcctttgtgcctcagttttctttttggccaatgggaataataatggtactCACTTCATAGGGTCGTTGTAAGGACTGAATCAGTTATTCCTTGTAAAGTTTTAGAATAGCACTCAATAGCTAGTTATTGTTAACTTATTTGTAAAACTCTAAGTTCTTCAAGTGCACAACTATGTCTTATCTTGCCACCTCTATAGTGCTTTGTATATTGTAGGCACACAAGCAAATACTGGTGGAGTAACAGAAGAACTATCAAGGGGAAAATAACAGAGAGAGCGATCACTACTTATTTTAGATGACGGATATTTTGAGTTCTCATTCTTGCCATATTTAGAAAAGCTGATGAACTTCTGACATGTATTTTGGCTccatacaaagcatcttaagagtaCAGTGGAGTCAAGAATATAGTAGGAGCCATTTTTTCCAGTGTGAGCATCATAGACAACATTCAACATGAAATGGCTGTTGAATGAGCTGTGTGTGAGCCTACTCCATCAAAGGGAGTAGGATCCAGGGAGAGGCGAGCTGGACTTTGGGGTGCCCCAGAGcctaataaaaggaaaatgaataatttagCTCTACTGAATTGTGCTCATGGTAGAGATATAGAAGTAGGGCATTTTCAGTAGCCCCATTATACTAGGCTATCTGGTTATGGCTAAGGATTGGGAATAAATTTAGGCTATTTTGTCATTCACCAACTCCAAACAGGGAAGATAATTTTGGTTCTGATTTCAGCCACTATCAAATATAAGATTCAAACCTGTTATGTTGTCTTACTGTTTTATACACATCCTTTATATGATTTGAGAGTATTATTCTCCATGGCATGTCTTTAACCAGCCTCTTCCCTTAGGTCTCCTGACTTGACTCTTTCCTTTTGTCTTAGATGAAGCAAAGAATTGCCAGCAGACTCAGTGGGCAAGAGAAATCAAGGTGTGTCAAACACAGCTGTGTTGGCTCCTTACCCACAGGTCAAGAATGATAAATATACACTTGTGGGAAGAAAGTACTGAACATGGATAGGCTGACTACTTCCAAAAAGTTTTCTTCCTTCAtccatccttcctcctctctccctctctccatccctccttttctctctccctctctccctccttcccttccttccttccttttataaaAGCTATATTTGGTCATTGTCAAAAAACAACATTGAGAGGTTTTTAAAAGGTATTAGTGGAAAATGTCAGTTCTCGTCTTACTTCTTACTTACCTCAAGTCTCATTCTCTAGAAGCTATAATTGTTCACCTGTGtcctttcagatattttgtaagcatatatacacacacacacataattttaaaaaacgtaAATGTGATCATAAACACACAGTTCTACTGTCGTACAACAGGCTTTAACTTAAGAAAAGGACATAAAAACTACCATTGGGTATCTTTCCATAGGATCCCAAACAGAGCTattgcattattcataataacttcACAGTCTTTCACTGTTATGTCTACGTATAATTTAATTAGTCACTTATTGGTGAATCtttgaattatttccatttttattactgTAAACAATATGGcaataaatatgcataaaataaatccCTAGAAGTAAAATTACAGGGCCAAAAggtatatgcatttaaaatttaatagggGTAGCCAAATTATCTTCCAGATAAGGTTGCCCATATTTGCACACCCTCCAGTACAGATTTCCATACACACTTATTGACAccagatatttttaaactttgttttttgtcaatttgataggttaaaaaacatttcattgttgtcttagctttcatttctttaattttgagtgaagttgagcatttgtattttcttccccAAGATTTTCCTGTTGATATACTTTGCCTATTAAAggattttccttttggatttgtagatgccctttactTATTATGTAAATGAGCTCTTTGTcatggttgcaaatattttctttgctttcccatttgttttgtgaatttatttatactattttcTAATGGGGTTTCTAAACATTGAATCTATTTTCTACAGAAACTTAGTTTGTCTGAATGGAAAAGTCACAATACCTCTGAGTTTGGTACTATAAAAAGATGAGGGAAAAAGATATAGGCAAGGCAGAAACAAGGCCAAGAAACTGTTCTATTCAAAGAATACCCAGAGAGGAAAGgcaaggtttatttttaaagtgccgGCCTCTGGCTTCATTAAATCTGTACCGCAATAGATCCTCGTAGGCTTTATTCActaaagatagaaaagaaaccCCGACTGCTTTTAGCTCTTTTTGGTTTTACTGAGGAACACAAgctaaaatcaaaagaaaaactaacTAGGGTTGGATCAATAATACACATGTATCTCAGTCTCTAAAACAAGGTGACCCAGTTCACCATTTGTTAAGAGAAGTTCTACTGATTAATCTTCTTATAACTGTCAGTGTCAGGAAATActcttaattatatatttataggcATTCAGAAGGTTTCAAGAGCCTTTCAGCTGTATCTTGCCAAATTATTAGTTATCACTTAGGGGTTATAAAATGTAGGAATGTCAAACTGGATAACTGGCATAAGAGAGCTTTAAATCCCTCACAAATGCATCTGCTTTCCAGGTCTCCTCAAACGTTTCCTCAACAGAGTCGGAGGATGCGCTGCTGCTTTTACTCCCTAAGATGGGTTTCTCATCCTTTCTCCCCAACTGGGCCAAGGCCCAGTTACAACCTTTTCCCCTCAGGGAGGATTTGAGAGGCGAGCAATCTCCATTCTACTGCCTGTTACCAAGAGTACAGTACTGTGTAGGTCACATGAGAATTATTTCCTAGGATTTATCTTTGAAACATTAATATTAAGTACAATGTCATAGAAATACAGAACTgaatcttttctatttatttttaacacttagGCATTTAAGGTTACAAATGATGTGCAAGAAAATATGTGGCTACAGATCCATTATGGAATGTATACAAATTATGCATAGTATAGCCTATGCAATTACTTTGAGGCTAGGAGGATCTGTTTGAGTTAACCTAAAAAGTTAACTAAACCAGGATGGtctaaaataatgtatataattttagacAGCTAGTCTCAATCCCATTTCAAGGGGAATTACAATTTCCAGAACCAGTGGAAGACTCTTCAACTACATATGACTAAGAAACACACACGTGAAGAGTGAAAGGGCATGATATGAAGCATATGCTACAGGAGTTATTTATGGACAAAGCTACTCAATGAACACACTAGAACATGTAGGTGTATCTTATTTATGAATGGCAGGTATGTTTTACCTCATGTGCCAACTCCAGCCAATTCTTAATAACCATCTGTAATGCTATGCTGGAAAGGTGTGGCAAAAACTGCTGGCTGTACCCTAGTATCTATTTTCCTCCTTCATAGTGATAGAACTTTAGCTGTATGCCCAGGATAAAGACTACATTTTTGAATCCCCCTTTTGCTAGGTGTGAATATGTGACCAAATATTGGCACATAGGATGTAAGCCAAAATCCTGTATATGACTTCCTCATTGTGCCTTTAAGGGAACAGGTTATGACTTTTTCCTGATTCCTTCTGAGCAGAATGTAGATGTGATAGTGAGTTCCCGCAGACCATGAAAACAGGGATGtgcagagcaaaagaaagaagaaatctgaGTCCTCAACATTGTGAGGCTACCACAAAAGGCCTGGACTCATGTTCAGAATAACACATGCATAAGGAATAAACTCCTGTCTCACTGAGGCATCCATTGTTTTGAGTCATTGTTACAGCAGCAGAACCTGTGTCTTAATGAATGCAAAATGGTCCTGAGCTGTATCAAGGCTCAGTGGGAAAAGTGTCTCGCTAGGTTTGCAATGTCAATAGTGGGCAAGGGACCCGATGGTTCCATGCCAACTCTAACCTCTTACTGTATGGCTATCCAACTTACTCCAAAATGGAAAACTTTCCAAGGAAGCTCTGATGTGACTCATACCTTAGACCTTCCCTTTGCCATATGCCTCCCTCTCTGTGCTATTGTTGACACTCAGGTTTGGTCTCTCTGTATTTggtataaatacaaagaaatgagacTTACTTAACAGtcataataagaataaaaataaataatttatgtagtatTTAtgatacaaattatttatttatatataaatgactACAATCCTTTAAAATAGCCTCCCAGGAAGCTACCTGCTTATTTCAGTAATGCTGCTGTTGCTAAAATATCTTTGGAATTTTTTGGAAACTGTAAATTCACACATTTCTTATAATAATATGACTGGGTCAAAATCACTTAAATTTGTTTCATACCAAATCAGCAactctttattgagcacttactatgcatAACATTAACGCTAGTTTTGGTGTCAGAAAGGTTGGTAAATAGTAAGGATTTAATAGTAAGGATGTCAATAGTATTCTTTAGATAATCTATGTCAAATTTCCAGGGTAAGTCGGCTTCATaatttaacaagagaaaaatactaATACGTATAAGGGGTCTATTACAGTCCAGGGAAATGAGTGacatatattagaaattaaatgtgaatttttaaaaagcattgctTTATGGCATTTTACATcatgaatttattcattcactcaagatTTATATTACTGCCCTGCTCCCTTATTTCCAACATAATTCTCAGTAATACATAGATTAAAAATTAGAGGTCTCTTTGTATTCAGTTTCAAACTCTTTATTCTCCTAGAACCTTGGTTTATTAAAATATTCCCTTGGCAATGAATTCTAGTTAGTAGGCTCTCCAGGGGCCTGCAGGTAAAGCGACCACAtttctgggcttctgtttctACCCCCAAATCAGTTATTAACTGTGGACTGTAGGATTTCTCTGAACATCAAGGACTCTGACAGTAGAGCCCCCAGCATCGAGCACATTTCTGGAGTCACTGAGCCTGAAACATACAAAGCAGTGGTGCTAAGAGCGGGTGCTGCCGAAATGGAAATTCTGATTTACTTCTTGAGTCAGTTCTGCCTGTTAAGCAGGTCAGTGTGTCTCTTCAAATGAAAAACAGCTTCCTTACAGCCATTATGGCAGAAAGGTCAATTCAAGTCCATTTAGTTTTCAAATAAGCTGAGAGCTCTAACACAGGTGATGACTTTGGTCCTCACCCAGAAGAGAACGGATTCAGAGCAAATGAAGTTGGATATAAGGGAAAACTTCCCAACAGCAAGGGATGTTAAGATCTGAAGGACATGTCAGGGCTGACATCCAGCCTATGATGTGGATTGAGGACACTAAAGTCTTCACACGTTGTTCGATATTTTAAATCTCACTGCTGGCTCACGATTGCTGCTTCTTCTACGTCTTTAGACTAGGACAGAGTATCTTGGAAGTGTGTGGTCCTACCACATCAGGTGTGGGCTATTGGAaagatttgggagaaaaaaaaaaaagaaaaacaaaactcaaggaaacaaaatcagagtAGTGTTTCCTAAGGGATGGATTGGCATTTGGTCCAGGCAATTAATTCTTCATGTGAAACCGTCCTGCACAAGGTAGAATATTAacattccctcctcctctctgtgtcATTTGGGAGCACCAGAAATTGTGTCAGCCAAACccctctgatattttaaaatacctcctACGGGACACAGTGTCACCTTGGTTGAAAACCACCACAGCCATGTTTAAGAATTATCACCAAAAAATGGTGGTAATCGAACAAGGATACAGTCATGagtattttttctgattatggaAATTTCACTGAAACAAAATGCTGTAAAATTGATGAGTGTCACAtcatgatctttttaaaataaaatctcctgGAACCCATAAGACTTTATCACTCTATGGATTAGCCTGTTCATGGGACTCCTGTACCAAACAACTCAGTGGAAATCAGAAACATCTGTTCCCATCATAAAGCATAACTTACCAGGGATGACATTCGGTGCTACTGGGtgacattattatcattattattttttgttagtttgtgtGAGTTAAGCACACAATCATATATAAATAGGTGTACTGGTTTAGGGACTGCATAACAAaacatctgttcttttttcccaGAGAATTCTAAATAGCAGTATCCTCAAATACCAAATTTGATTGTGTTTTATGAGTTCTGTGATCATTTCTGCTACTTGTTTGCTTAGAACTGCCAAGCAGATTTTAATCTACTGCTTTAAAGAAAGTATTCTTTGTGGCTTCATTAGATGAGGCTATGCTcaaatgtcagttgttactctgGGGCAAAGAAAATGCACAGCATCAAATTCTCTTTCAAGAAAACCCTGACGGTGGCAAAAGCGATGGTTACAAAAATCTAAACCTACTCAGACATCCCCATTCATTAGTACTGCAGAATGGGTGTATCTATAATGACTTGCCGTGGGGACAGAGTCTCTTAGACTAGATTTAGTCTGACATAGATTTCACTTTATAGTATGAAGATGACAAAGTTGGAAAATTCTAGCCTCATAATGAAATTTCCTACAAAGTTAATGTTCACAAATTAATTAAGATATATAATCCAAATAAAACTTTGCATTTAGCCaaacctaaaataaaattcaaacacaaaGGAGTAACACTTTCATTAATTA carries:
- the LOC118896834 gene encoding transcription and mRNA export factor ENY2-like; the encoded protein is MVVSKMNKDAQMRAAINQKLIETGERECLKEWLRAKLTECGWKDQLKAHCKEVIKEKGLEHITVDDLVAEITPKGRALVPDSVKKELL